A window of the Nitrosopumilus ureiphilus genome harbors these coding sequences:
- a CDS encoding 30S ribosomal protein S27ae, translating into MPVEQKGKKGSSPNVYKYFKVDGDKVTRIRKICSRCGKGVFMSEHKDRHTCGKCGLTEFNQ; encoded by the coding sequence TGTAGAACAAAAAGGTAAGAAAGGTTCTAGTCCCAATGTTTACAAATACTTCAAAGTAGATGGAGACAAAGTTACAAGAATTAGAAAGATTTGCTCTAGATGTGGAAAAGGTGTTTTCATGTCAGAGCATAAAGACAGACACACTTGTGGAAAGTGCGGACTAACTGAATTCAATCAGTAA